A part of Neodiprion pinetum isolate iyNeoPine1 chromosome 4, iyNeoPine1.2, whole genome shotgun sequence genomic DNA contains:
- the ACC gene encoding acetyl-CoA carboxylase isoform X7 gives MSGEEKKAEPNLQEAVATPPRKIRHRPSMSQGTVMIQAQSRQLEKDFTVATPEEFVRRFGGTQVINKVLIANNGIAAVKCMRSIRRWSYEMFKNERAIRFVVMVTPEDLKANAEYIKMADQYVPVPGGSNNNNYANVELIIDIAVRTQVQAVWAGWGHASENPKLPELLHKNNIIFIGPSERAMWALGDKIASSIVAQTADVPTLPWSGSELKAHYSGKKIKISSELFKKGCVSSVEECLAAASKIGFPIMVKASEGGGGKGIRKVDNAEELPSLFRQVQTEIPGSPIFIMKLAKCARHLEVQLLADNYGNAISLFGRDCSIQRRHQKIIEEAPAVIAKPEVFEEMEKAAVRLAKMVGYVSAGTVEYLYDTSGRYYFLELNPRLQVEHPCTEMVSDVNLPAAQLQVAMGLPLHHIKDIRLLYGESPWGDTPIDFDQPRHKPQPWGHVIAARITSENPDEGFKPSSGTVQELNFRSSKNVWGYFSVGASGGLHEFADSQFGHCFSWGEDRNQASENLVVALKELSIRGDFRTTVEYLITLLETESFQSNSFDTAWLDLLIAERVQSDKPDVLLAVTCGALHIADRTITAAFNGFQTALEKGQIQASNDLDNVCEVELINDGFKYKVQTAKSGPNSYFLVMNGSYKEVEIHRLSDGGLLLSMEGSSFTTYMREEVDRYRIVIGNQTCIFEKDNDPSLLRSPSAGKLISFLVEDGGHIDRGQAYAEIEVMKMVMTVTAGEAGSLFYVKRPGAILDAGTLIAHLELDDPSLVSKAQEYTGQFPAPIAPAIPEKLNQLHAKYRSALENTLAGYCLPDPYHLPRLRELIEKFMNSLRDPSLPLLELQEVISTISGRIPVSVEKKIRKYMTLYERNITSVLAQFPSQQIASVIDGHAATLSKRTDRDVFFLTTQGIVQLVQRYRNGIRGRMKTAVHELLRQYYTVESQFQQGHYDKCVSALREQHKDEMSMVTATIFSHNHVQKKNVLVTMLIDHLWANEPGLTDELASTLTELTSLNRTEHSRVALRARQVLIAAHQPAYELRHNQMESIFLSAVDMYGHDFHPENLQKLILSETSIFDILHDFFYHSNRAVCNAALEVYVRRAYISYELACLQHLELSGEIPLVHFQFLLPNNHPNRQNLTLVNHRTGAMAAFKDLEEFSQYSDEVLDLLEDLSSRNTVSAKVLEAVETAGSESRHSTSINVSLSTGETGIAEGGEIPAEPVHILSIAVQDNGNQDDAVMSRLFGDWCATNKEELITRGIRRVTFAALKKRQFPKFFTFRQRDGFIEDRIYRHLEPGCAFQLELNRMRTYDLEALPTSNQKMHLYLGQAKVAKGQQVTDYRFFIRSIIRHSDLITKEASFDYLHNEGERVLLEAMDELEVAFSHPLAKRTDCNHIFLNFAPTVIMDPGRIEESVTSMVLRYGPRLWKLRVRQAEIKMTIRPAPGRPTSNVRLCIANDSGYSIDLHLYTEATEPKTGIIRFESYGSTAVNANWRPGPMHGLPISTPYLTKDYLQAKRFQAQSSGTTYVYDLPDMFRQQIEKFWEKYIEERPTSENIKIPSPVLDCVELVLDGENLVEQKRLPGENDVGMVAWKLRLYTPEYPAGRDIILIANDLTFQIGSFGPKEDLVFCRASETARDLGIPRIYFSANSGARIGLAEEVKGLFRISWEDENEPEKGFKYIYVTPDDYARLAPHNSIKASLIEDNGEPRYKITDIIGKDDGLGVENLKYAGMIAGETSQAYNEVVTISVVSCRAIGIGSYLLRLGQRVIQIENSHIILTGYRALNTVLGREVYASNNQLGGIQIMHNNGVSHATEPRDLDGIATVLRWISYVPKSKGAQLPILSAPHPDPIDREIGYVPTKAPYDPRWMLEGRHSPIDAAAWESGFFDRGSWQEIMRPWAQTVVTGRARLGGIPCGVIAVETRTVELHLPADPANLDSEAKTVSQAGQVWFPDSAYKTAQAIRDFGKEELPLFIFANWRGFSGGMKDMYEQVVKFGAYIVDALKEYTRPVIVYIPPNGELRGGAWAVVDPSINPRHMEMFADTTSRGGVLEPEGIVEIKFRNKDIIKTMHRVDPVIRNFKEKISSSTSAEERANLESEIRKREQILDPMYHQVAVHFADLHDTPERMLEKGVISEIIPWKTARRMLYWRLRRKLLECDAINDVLSTQPSLGVGTVVSMLRRWFVEDRGATESYLWDQDEAVAKWLISQNETEGSVLSRNINCVRRNAVLTRVKEALECCPDVRLDAVIEIAHRLQAGERAELLRTLSQLETSGEEHHNDSSASS, from the exons GCCCAGCATGTCCCAAGGCACGGTGATGATCCAAGCGCAAAGTCGACAATTAGAAAAGGATTTCACCGTTGCAACGCCCGAAGAATTTGTCCGTAGATTTGGCGGAACTCAAGTGATAAACAAA GTTCTCATAGCAAATAATGGAATCGCTGCGGTCAAATGCATGCGATCAATTCGCCGATGGTCGTACGAAATGTTCAAAAACGAGAGAGCGATTCGCTTCGTAGTTATGGTCACCCCGGAAGATTTGAAAGCAAATGCCGAGTACATTAAAATGGCTGATCAGTACGTACCAGTGCCTGGAGGATCCAACAATAACAACTATGCAAATGTTGAATTGATCATCGACATTGCGGTCCGTACTCAAGTACAAGCTGTCTGGGCTGGATGGGGTCATGCGTCGGAAAATCCAAAATTGCCTGAACTTTTGCACAAAAATAACATAATATTTATCG GACCTTCTGAAAGGGCGATGTGGGCTCTTGGAGATAAAATTGCTTCTAGTATTGTTGCTCAAACTGCAGATGTACCCACACTCCCATGGTCTGGCTCGGAATTGAAAGCTCACTACagtggaaagaaaataaaaatatcatctgaattatttaaaaaggGATGTGTCTCTAGCGTGGAAGAATGTCTTGCTGCTGCGAGTAAAATCGGGTTTCCTATAATGGTAAAGGCAAGCGAAGGCGGAGGTGGAAAAGGTATTCGTAAAGTCGATAATGCTGAAGAGTTACCTTCGTTATTTAG ACAAGTACAAACAGAGATCCCAGGATCGCCCATATTCATAATGAAGCTTGCCAAATGTGCTCGGCACTTGGAAGTGCAACTATTAGCTGATAACTATGGAAATGCTATCTCACTCTTCGGACGTGATTGTTCTATCCAAAGGAGACATCAGAAAATCATTGAGGAAGCACCTGCTGTCATTGCTAAACCAGAAGTCtttgaagaaatggaaaaa GCTGCTGTCAGGCTGGCAAAAATGGTAGGATACGTTAGTGCCGGCACAGTTGAATATCTTTACGATACATCAGGTCGTTACTATTTCTTGGAACTAAACCCTCGCTTACAAGTAGAACATCCCTGCACAGAAATGGTTTCTGATGTCAATTTACCTGCCGCTCAACTTCAAGTTGCAATGGGGTTGCCTTTGCATCATATAAAGGATATTCGGCTTTTGTACGGGGAAAGTCCATGGGGTGATACTCCCATTGATTTCGATCAACCAAGGCACAAACCACAACCTTGGGGTCATGTCATCGCTGCCAGAATCACAAGTGAAAATCCAGATGAAG GATTTAAGCCAAGTTCAGGAACGGTGCAAGAGCTCAATTTCAGATCGTCGAAAAACGTCTGGGGATATTTTTCAGTCGGTGCATCTGGAGGATTGCACGAATTTGCCGACTCGCAATTTGGTCATTGTTTTTCATGGGGTGAAGACCGTAATCAAGCTAGCGAAAATTTAGTTGTTGCTTTAAAAGAATTGAGTATCAGAGGTGATTTTAGAACCACAGTAGAGTACCTCATAACACTTCTCGAAACTGAATCCTTCCAGTCAAACAGCTTTGATACCGCGTGGCTTGACTTACTCATTGCTGAACGTGTTCAAAGTGATAAACCAGACGTTTTGCTGGCCGTGACTTGCGGGGCGTTACATATCGCTGATAGAACAATCACAGCTGCATTTAATGGTTTTCAAACAGCCTTAGAAAAGGGTCAAATCCAAGCCAGCAATGACTTGGACAACGTTTGTGAG GTTGAACTTATCAATGATGGATTCAAATACAAAGTACAGACAGCTAAATCAGGCCCAAACTCCTACTTCCTTGTAATGAATGGTTCCTATAAAGAAGTGGAGATTCATAGACTTTCGGACGGAGGTTTACTACTTTCAATGGAGGGATCAAGTTTCACGACCTACATGAGAGAGGAAGTTGATCGGTACAGAATAGTAATTGGCAACCAGACATGTATATTTGAAAAGGATAATGATCCGTCATTGTTGAGATCACCTTCAGCGGGTAAACTTATCAGTTTTCTGGTAGAGGATGGTGGCCATATTGATCGTGGTCAAGCATATGCTGAAATAGAAGTAATGAAGATGGTTATGACGGTGACGGCTGGAGAAGCTGGTAGTTTGTTTTACGTTAAACGACCTGGTGCAATCTTAGATGCAGGAACATTGATTGCCCATTTGGAATTAGATGATCCTTCACTAGTCAGCAAAGCGCAAGAATACACTGGGCAATTCCCAGCACCAATTGCGCCTGCTATTCCTGAAAAACTCAACCAACTTCACGCTAAATATAGAAGCGCTTTGGAAAATACCCTTGCTGGATACTGTTTGCCCGATCCTTACCATCTACCGAGGCTCCGGGAACTGATTGAAAAGTTCATGAATTCCCTGCGCGATCCTAGCTTACCCCTGCTAGAGCTCCAAGAAGTGATCTCCACTATCTCTGGAAGAATTCCCGTATCTGTAGAGAAGAAGATCAGAAAATACATGACCTTATACGAAAGAAACATCACTTCAGTTTTAGCCCAGTTTCCAAGCCAGCAAATTGCGTCTGTAATTGACGGACATGCCGCCACCCTTTCCAAACGAACGGACAGAGACGTTTTCTTCTTGACGACTCAAGGTATTGTTCAACTGGTGCAAAGATATCGCAATGGTATTCGTGGCAGGATGAAAACAGCGGTTCACGAACTTCTACGGCAGTACTACACAGTTGAAAGCCAATTCCAACAAGGACATTATGACAAGTGTGTGTCGGCTTTGAGGGAACAGCATAAAGATGAAATGAGTATGGTCACTGCTACTATTTTCAGTCACAATCatgtacaaaagaaaaatgtctTGGTTACTATGCTCATTGATCACTTATGGGCTAACGAACCTGGGCTTACAGACGAGCTGGCCAGTACACTGACTGAATTAACAAGTTTAAATCGCACCGAACACAGCAGAGTGGCTCTAAGAGCTAGGCAAGTCTTGATAGCAGCACATCAACCTGCATACGAACTGAGACATAATCAGATGGAATCCATATTCTTATCTGCAGTCGATATGTATGGACATGATTTTCATCCTGAGAATCTCCAGAAGCTGATACTTTCTGAAACTTCTATATTCGATATACTACACGATTTCTTTTATCACTCGAACCGTGCTGTCTGCAATGCTGCTTTGGAAGTTTACGTTCGCAGAGCTTACATCAGTTACGAATTAGCATGTCTGCAGCACCTAGAACTATCTGGAGAAATACCTTTAGTTcactttcaatttcttttgcCGAACAATCATCCAAATCGCCAGAATCTTACTCTTGTCAATCATAGAACAGGAGCTATGGCTGCCTTCAAAGATCTTGAAGAGTTTAGCCAGTACTCTGATGAGGTACTTGACCTGCTAGAAGACTTGTCGTCCCGAAATACAGTTTCTGCCAAAGTTCTCGAGGCTGTAGAAACTGCTGGAAGTGAATCTCGGCACAGTACGTCGATCAATGTTTCTCTGAGTACTGGTGAAACAGGTATTGCTGAGGGAGGTGAAATACCTGCGGAACCTGTTCACATATTAAGCATTGCTGTACAAGATAATGGTAATCAAGACGACGCAGTCATGTCCAGACTGTTCGGAGACTGGTGCGCGACTAACAAAGAGGAGTTAATTACTCGTGGAATCAGAAGAGTGACATTTGCTGCCCTAAAAAAGAGGcagtttccaaaatttttcactttccgaCAACGTGATGGATTTATTGAAGATCGTATTTACAGACATCTTGAACCAGGCTGTGCCTTCCAGTTGGAACTTAACAGAATGCGGACTTATGACCTTGAAGCTTTACCTACATCAAATCAAAAGATGCATCTCTATTTAGGACAAGCTAAG GTTGCCAAGGGCCAGCAAGTTACAGACTATCGCTTCTTCATCCGTTCCATTATACGTCACTCAGATCTCATCACAAAGGAGGCTAGCTTTGATTACTTGCATAACGAAGGTGAACGAGTACTATTGGAAGCAATGGACGAGCTTGAAGTAGCCTTTTCCCATCCCCTAGCAAAACGCACGGATTGCAACCATATATTCTTGAACTTTGCACCAACTGTTATAATGGATCCAGGCAGAATTGAAGAAAGTGTTACGAGCATGGTGCTCAGATATGGTCCTAGACTGTGGAAATTACGAGTTAGACAA GCTGAGATAAAAATGACAATTCGTCCAGCACCAGGAAGACCAACTTCAAACGTTCGTCTTTGTATTGCAAATGATAGTGGATATAGCATTGATCTACACCTTTATACTGAGGCTACGGAACCCAAGACTGGTATTATCCGTTTTGAGTCTTATGGATCTACGGCAGTTAATGCGAACTGGCGACCAGGACCAATGCATGGTTTGCCTATTTCTACACCTTACCTGACCAAAGATTATCTCCAGGCTAAACGGTTCCAAGCACAGAGTTCGGGAACTACTTATGTGTATGATTTACCGGATATGTTCCGTCAACAAATTGAGAAGTTCTGGGAGAAATACATTGAGGAAAGACCTACCTCAG AAAATATCAAGATTCCGAGCCCGGTATTGGACTGTGTCGAACTTGTTTTGGACGGTGAAAATTTAGTAGAACAAAAGCGATTACCTGGTGAAAACGACGTTGGCATGGTCGCATGGAAACTCAGACTTTACACCCCAGAGTACCCAGCTGGAAGAGATATCATACTTATTGCAAATGATTTGACTTTCCAAATTGGTTCGTTTGGACCAAAAGAAGATCTCGTATTTTGTAGAGCATCTGAAACAGCTAGAGATCTTGGAATTCCAAGAATTTACTTCTCGGCGAATTCTGGTGCCAGAATTGGTCTTGCTGAAGAG GTGAAAGGCTTGTTCAGAATTTCGTGGGAGGATGAAAACGAGCCTGAAAAGGGCTTCAAATACATCTATGTAACTCCTGACGACTATGCTAGATTAGCACCGCATAATTCAATTAAGGCATCATTAATTGAAGACAATGGTGAGCCTCGCTACAAGATAACTGATATTATAGGCAAAGATGATGGACTGGGAGTTGAAAATCTTAAATATGCTGGTATGATTGCTGGTGAAACGTCTCAAGCATATAACGAG GTGGTTACAATATCAGTTGTCTCATGCCGTGCAATTGGTATTGGTTCTTATTTACTGCGACTTGGGCAACGAGTTATACAAATTGAGAACTCGCACATTATATTAACCGGGTATAGAGCACTGAATACAGTGTTGGGTCGTGAGGTTTACGCTAGTAATAATCAATTGGGTGGAATTCAAATAATGCACAATAACGGTGTTTCACACGCAACTGAACCAAGAGATTTAGATGGTATAGCCACTGTACTCAGATGGATTAGCTATGTACCTAAATCTAAAGGAGCCCAGCTTCCTATTCTCTCTGCACCACATCCAGATCCAATTGACCGAGAAATTGGATATGTTCCTACCAAGGCTCCCTATGATCCCAGGTGGATGCTTGAAGGAAGACATTCTCCCATTGACGCTGCGGCTTGGGAAAGTggatttttcgatcgtggttcATGGCAG GAAATTATGCGGCCTTGGGCACAAACTGTGGTAACTGGACGTGCTAGACTTGGAGGTATCCCTTGCGGTGTGATAGCCGTAGAAACACGAACTGTCGAACTGCATTTACCAGCAGATCCCGCAAATTTGGACTCTGAAGCAAAGACAGTTTCACAGGCGGGTCAAGTCTGGTTTCCAGACAGTGCATATAAAACTGCTCAGGCTATTCGTGATTTTGGCAAAGAAGAACTGCCTCTTTTCATCTTTGCTAACTGGCGTGGTTTTTCGGGTGGTATGAAAG ACATGTACGAGCAAGTTGTTAAGTTTGGTGCTTACATTGTTGATGCGTTAAAAGAGTATACCAGACCAGTGATAGTGTACATCCCTCCAAATGGAGAACTAAGAGGTGGTGCATGGGCAGTTGTTGATCCATCTATAAACCCCAGGCATATGGAAATGTTTGCCGACACAACAAGCCGTGGAGGTGTATTAGAACCAGAAGGAATCGTCGAAATCAAATTTAGaaacaaagatataattaaaACCATGCATAGAGTTGACCCTGTCATACGTAACTTCaag gaaaaaatatcgagttCAACCTCCGCTGAAGAACGTGCTAACCTGGAAAGCGAAATCCGGAAAAGAGAACAGATCTTGGATCCCATGTATCACCAAGTCGCTGTTCACTTTGCCGATCTTCATGATACTCCTGAAAGAATGTTGGAGAAGGGTGTCATTAGTGAAATAATTCCATGGAAAACAGCACGCCGCATGTTATATTGGAGACTCAGACGTAAACTCCTGGAGTGTGATGCCATAAACGATGTCTTGTCAACACAGCCTAGCTTGGGTGTTGGAACAGTAGTTTCTATGCTGAGACGCTGGTTCGTAGAAGACAGAGGTGCTACAGAGTCTTATCTGTGGGACCAGGATGAGGCTGTAGCCAAGTGGTTAATAAGCCAGAATGAAACTGAAGGCAGTGTTCTAAGCCGTAATATTAATTGCGTACGGAGGAACGCGGTTCTCACTCGGGTTAAGGAGGCCCTTGAATGTTGTCCAGACGTGAGATTAGATGCAGTTATAGAAATCGCGCACAGACTGCAAGCTGGTGAACGTGCCGAACTTCTGCGAACTCTCTCACAGCTTGAAACGTCTGGAGAAGAACATCACAATGATTCTAGTGCTTCGTCATAG